In Embleya scabrispora, the DNA window GCACGAACACCATGGACAACTGGTCCAGGTGCAGGCCGATGTCGGCCTGGAACTCGTTGACCGGCGCCCAGGTCCACAGGTGCTGGTCCACCGAGCGACCGGTGCCGGACTTGTCGAGCATGGTCACGAACATCAGCACACCGACCACGAACGACCCGAGGGCGAGCGCGGTGGCGAGGATGTGTCCGAAGGGGTTGGTCCGCTTGCCGCCGACCAGCAGCAACACCGCGCCGAGCAACGGCAGTCCGACGACCAGCCACAGCGCCGAGAAGGCACCGGAGGCGGCCGTGGAGTGCAGCCCGCCGCCGCCCTCGTTGGCGAGCAGGGCGCCGGAGGCCAGGGAGGAGGTTTCGATCACCGGTTCCGACCTACCACTTCATGAGGCTGGCGTCGTCGACCGAGGCCGAACGGCGGCTGCGGAAGATGGCGATGATGATGGACAGTCCGACCACGACCTCGCACGCGGCGACGACCATCGTGAAGAACGCGATGATCTGGCCGTCGAGGTTGTCGTGCATGCGGCCGAACGTCACGAACGCGAGATTGCAGGCGTTCAGCATCAGTTCGACGCACATGAACACGACGATCGCGTTGCGCCGGAGCAGCACCCCGGCCGCGCCGATGGTGAACAACAGCGCGGACAGGTACAGGTAGTTCACCGGGTTCACGAGCGCCCCTCCTTCGAACCGGCGCCGGCGCCGACCTCGTCGCCCGAGCCCGGGTCGGGGTCCTCGTGCTCGTGGCGGGCGGTGGGCACCGGCGCGGACGCGGGCGCGTCCGACTCGTCCGGCCACGCCTCGTCGTCATCGTCGGCACCCGCGCTCTCCAACGCGGCCACGCTGTGCACGGCCTCGGCGCTGACGTCGCGGATCTGACCGCGCGCCCGCAGCGTGCCGTTGACCGACAACTCCGAGATGCTGCCGTCGGGGAGCAGCGCGGGTACGTCCACCGCGTTGTGCCGGGCGTACACCCCGGGCGTGGGCAGCGGGGCGACCTGCTTGTTGTCCCGCACCCGCTCCTCGGACAACTCGCGCTGGGTCTTGCGCGGCACCAGGCGCTCGCGGTGCGCGAGCACCATCGCGCCGA includes these proteins:
- the nuoK gene encoding NADH-quinone oxidoreductase subunit NuoK, which encodes MNPVNYLYLSALLFTIGAAGVLLRRNAIVVFMCVELMLNACNLAFVTFGRMHDNLDGQIIAFFTMVVAACEVVVGLSIIIAIFRSRRSASVDDASLMKW